The Clostridium sp. AWRP genome has a window encoding:
- a CDS encoding sugar diacid recognition domain-containing protein, with product MDISAKLAEEIADRTMKAVNKNINIMNKQGIIIASGNKDRIGSVHEGAVLAIGRKSEFSIDENQCRKLNGVEQGTNIVIEFEHEIVGVIGITGKRDEVIGYGKLIKMTAEMIIEQAYVMKELEWSNRVKEDMILSLIKNDQGSFRLLEKYTKKFKIASNYPMTIFIIQVNFKQISNRKDLDILKNIVSILEGNLKESLVAVIDSKTIVLLYKCPNIKYKAITCKDRIEGIYEKIQDQTNTDVKISVGKVYTKLSDMHKSYEIARETLLFGEKSHPDNNVYIFDVLKYEMLFFQDNAQWKINELKDSYGLIELNDKNGELRETLKVFIEENGELNKVSNKLFIHRNTLNYRLNKIYKITNMNPKNYIDLFWLYCSIINFETNKN from the coding sequence ATGGATATTAGCGCCAAATTGGCTGAAGAAATAGCGGATAGAACTATGAAAGCTGTGAATAAAAATATTAATATAATGAATAAACAGGGTATTATAATAGCATCAGGTAATAAAGATAGAATTGGAAGCGTTCATGAGGGTGCAGTTCTTGCAATTGGAAGAAAATCTGAATTCAGTATTGATGAAAACCAATGTAGAAAATTGAATGGAGTAGAACAGGGTACAAATATAGTTATTGAATTTGAACATGAAATTGTAGGAGTAATAGGTATTACTGGAAAAAGAGATGAGGTTATAGGCTACGGTAAGCTTATCAAAATGACTGCAGAAATGATAATAGAACAAGCTTATGTTATGAAGGAACTTGAATGGAGTAATAGAGTTAAAGAGGATATGATACTTTCACTTATTAAAAATGATCAGGGATCATTTCGTTTGCTTGAAAAGTATACTAAAAAATTTAAAATAGCTTCTAATTATCCGATGACTATTTTTATTATACAGGTTAATTTTAAACAGATTTCAAATAGAAAAGATTTGGATATACTGAAAAACATAGTGTCAATTTTGGAGGGTAATCTTAAAGAATCATTAGTAGCAGTTATTGATTCGAAAACTATTGTTTTATTATATAAGTGTCCAAATATAAAATATAAAGCTATAACTTGTAAGGATAGAATAGAAGGGATTTATGAGAAAATACAAGATCAAACTAATACTGATGTAAAAATATCTGTTGGAAAGGTATATACTAAACTAAGTGATATGCATAAATCCTATGAAATAGCCAGAGAAACACTTTTATTTGGAGAAAAAAGCCATCCTGATAATAACGTATACATTTTTGATGTATTGAAGTATGAGATGCTATTTTTTCAGGATAATGCACAATGGAAAATCAATGAATTAAAGGATTCTTATGGACTAATTGAACTAAATGATAAGAATGGTGAATTAAGAGAAACACTAAAAGTTTTTATAGAAGAAAATGGAGAGTTAAATAAAGTATCAAATAAATTATTCATACATAGAAATACCCTTAATTATCGTCTTAACAAAATATATAAGATTACTAATATGAATCCTAAAAATTATATTGATTTATTTTGGCTGTACTGCTCTATTATTAATTTTGAAACTAATAAAAATTAG
- a CDS encoding aspartyl-phosphate phosphatase Spo0E family protein encodes MEQMEKIRKELNELVILSNDLCRGEVLRLSQELDKLIYLHYRNMNNCRENMSSSLIS; translated from the coding sequence ATGGAACAAATGGAAAAAATTAGAAAAGAATTAAATGAATTAGTTATTTTAAGTAATGATTTGTGTAGGGGAGAAGTATTAAGGCTAAGTCAGGAATTGGACAAGCTAATTTATTTACATTATAGAAATATGAATAATTGTAGAGAAAATATGAGCTCATCTCTAATTTCTTAG
- a CDS encoding DUF4317 domain-containing protein: MNKKDLASIRKEFKLGSYVLPIKEVYSVYLKKDNGEIITRELEHFEMMEVEKRELYLNNFKKVLTGTLDSKIFELDFKESSGDEDGEHTQNILYQALNSGQNISEFGDKIVDKVSKNYTYDTDVVINFVKAEYYNAGKKKGDEDSPEEYVHAIEFILCSVNKVEIPKKVLKFDYAEMRFKPNSALDMVINLNSPLDGFMFPSFSSQYVDINKVIYYSQKAKQINSSFVQQVLNCTIKPTAVEEKESFNAILGTAAGGKINPDTMQEIYEKMNEKLSEEEEDEEETTLDMKQVTEVLGESGIENPQVVKSAFEEVCGGDYEFKVRNIIPDFKSKSIKIENEDTSITINPHDLGSVKQVVNKNGRKCILIELKDDMVVNGLKLETEKMEDYI; the protein is encoded by the coding sequence ATGAATAAAAAAGATTTGGCAAGTATAAGAAAAGAGTTCAAACTAGGAAGTTATGTACTTCCTATTAAAGAGGTATACAGTGTGTATCTGAAAAAGGATAATGGAGAAATAATAACTAGAGAACTGGAACATTTTGAGATGATGGAAGTGGAAAAAAGGGAGCTGTATTTGAATAACTTTAAAAAAGTGCTTACGGGAACTCTGGATTCTAAAATATTTGAATTGGATTTTAAAGAAAGCAGTGGCGATGAAGATGGTGAACACACTCAAAACATATTATATCAAGCGCTAAATTCTGGACAAAATATATCTGAATTTGGAGATAAGATAGTAGATAAAGTTTCTAAAAATTATACTTATGATACAGATGTAGTTATAAATTTTGTAAAAGCAGAATATTATAATGCAGGTAAGAAAAAGGGAGATGAGGATTCTCCAGAGGAATATGTACATGCTATAGAATTTATATTGTGTAGTGTGAATAAGGTAGAAATTCCTAAAAAGGTACTAAAATTTGATTATGCTGAAATGAGATTTAAACCAAATTCTGCACTAGATATGGTTATAAATTTAAATTCACCGCTAGATGGATTTATGTTTCCAAGTTTTTCTTCCCAGTATGTAGATATAAATAAAGTGATATATTATTCTCAAAAGGCAAAACAAATAAACAGTTCTTTTGTCCAACAAGTATTAAATTGTACTATAAAGCCTACAGCGGTAGAAGAAAAAGAAAGTTTTAATGCTATATTAGGTACAGCAGCAGGGGGCAAAATAAATCCCGATACAATGCAGGAAATATATGAAAAAATGAATGAAAAACTAAGTGAAGAAGAAGAGGATGAGGAAGAAACTACTTTAGATATGAAACAAGTAACGGAAGTGCTTGGAGAAAGCGGTATAGAAAATCCACAAGTTGTAAAAAGCGCATTTGAGGAAGTATGTGGGGGAGACTATGAATTTAAAGTTAGAAATATAATTCCTGATTTTAAAAGTAAATCTATAAAGATAGAGAATGAAGATACAAGTATAACAATAAATCCCCATGACTTGGGAAGTGTAAAACAGGTAGTAAATAAAAATGGGAGAAAATGTATACTTATAGAATTAAAAGATGATATGGTGGTAAATGGTCTTAAACTTGAAACTGAAAAAATGGAAGATTATATATAA
- a CDS encoding IS256 family transposase, producing the protein MKEIEVPDIDYKEEVKKCKTMEDVVGRNGLLQRLLKDVIQNMLEAEMEELLGREKYQRSEDSENKNYRNGYSKKSIRSSVGDVNLDIPRDRKADFEPKVVKKYETVCNELDKKIIGLYARGMSTRDIQSELEELYGIDVSPTMISKITDKVMDSAAQWQNRALDDVYPIVYMDAIHFKVREENKIVTKAAYICMALDMKGYKDILGIWIGEAEGAKFWLSVCNDLRNRGVKEILIACMDGLKGLPDAIKSVFPDVSIQNCIIHQIRNSIKYIASKDKKEFMKDLKCVYKAPTEDSAINGLDNLKKKWDQKYSIVIESWYNNWDKLSTYFNYSPEIRKIIYTTNALEGFNRQLRKFTKIRTVFPNDEALRKSLYLATEKVMEKWTSPSQNWGMTLAQLTIVFNDKLGEEIL; encoded by the coding sequence ATGAAAGAAATTGAAGTACCAGATATCGATTATAAGGAAGAAGTTAAAAAATGCAAAACTATGGAGGACGTAGTTGGCAGAAATGGTTTGCTGCAGAGACTTTTAAAGGATGTTATACAAAATATGCTTGAGGCAGAAATGGAAGAACTGCTTGGCAGAGAAAAATATCAAAGAAGTGAGGATTCAGAAAATAAAAATTATAGAAATGGATACTCAAAGAAAAGTATTAGGAGCAGTGTTGGTGATGTAAATCTTGATATACCAAGAGATAGAAAAGCTGACTTTGAACCTAAAGTTGTAAAAAAATATGAAACTGTATGCAATGAACTGGATAAGAAAATTATAGGATTATACGCAAGAGGTATGTCTACAAGAGACATTCAGTCAGAACTGGAAGAATTATATGGCATCGATGTATCGCCAACAATGATATCAAAAATAACTGATAAAGTTATGGATTCAGCTGCACAATGGCAGAATAGGGCACTGGATGACGTGTATCCTATTGTTTATATGGATGCAATACATTTTAAGGTTAGGGAAGAAAATAAAATAGTCACAAAAGCTGCCTATATATGTATGGCCCTTGATATGAAAGGATATAAAGATATTTTGGGCATATGGATTGGTGAAGCCGAAGGAGCAAAATTCTGGCTGTCAGTTTGCAATGATTTAAGAAATAGAGGAGTAAAAGAAATACTGATTGCCTGTATGGATGGACTAAAAGGGCTTCCAGATGCAATAAAATCCGTATTTCCGGATGTTAGTATTCAAAATTGTATAATACACCAAATAAGAAATTCTATTAAGTATATAGCTTCCAAAGATAAAAAGGAATTTATGAAAGATTTAAAATGCGTATATAAAGCACCTACTGAAGATTCTGCAATTAACGGCCTGGATAATCTAAAGAAAAAATGGGATCAGAAGTATAGTATAGTAATTGAATCCTGGTATAATAACTGGGATAAGTTATCAACATATTTTAATTACTCACCGGAAATCAGGAAAATTATTTATACTACAAACGCATTAGAGGGTTTCAACCGACAGCTTAGAAAGTTTACGAAGATAAGAACAGTATTTCCAAATGATGAAGCACTTAGAAAATCTCTTTACCTAGCTACTGAGAAAGTCATGGAAAAATGGACTTCTCCATCCCAAAATTGGGGAATGACATTGGCACAATTAACTATTGTGTTTAATGATAAACTAGGCGAAGAGATACTCTAA
- a CDS encoding dihydrodipicolinate synthase family protein, which yields MLKGVFTPMITIFDENGQFDNKSNKAMIEKLISDGIYGICILGTTGEFFNLTFEEKKQYIKFASEVINGRVKLIVGTGSTNLKEVIELGKFAEENNADAILVLPPFYFKLDDNHVFEYFSIIAENTNLPMILYNIPQNTKVNLSPDLVLKLANKYENIANGGVKDTTPSLANVRNFVEKVKSIHKNFAVFSGIDEYLIPNLIIGGNGIVGTQTNTQAKLMVETYKTFMNKDFDKLLLLQKRINKIMAVREMPGSNNILSTKTAASIALDMDFNTSVRYYDIKLPKETKDRIERIVKQK from the coding sequence ATGCTAAAAGGTGTTTTTACACCAATGATAACTATTTTTGATGAAAACGGTCAGTTTGACAATAAATCAAATAAAGCTATGATTGAAAAATTAATTTCTGATGGAATATATGGAATATGCATACTAGGAACTACAGGTGAATTTTTTAATTTAACTTTTGAAGAAAAAAAACAGTACATAAAATTTGCATCAGAAGTTATAAATGGAAGAGTTAAATTAATAGTTGGCACAGGTAGTACCAATTTAAAAGAGGTTATTGAACTGGGTAAATTTGCAGAGGAGAATAATGCAGATGCAATATTGGTTTTACCTCCATTTTACTTTAAGTTAGATGACAATCATGTTTTTGAGTATTTCTCCATTATAGCAGAGAATACAAATTTGCCTATGATATTATACAATATTCCTCAAAATACAAAGGTAAATTTATCTCCAGATTTAGTCTTAAAATTAGCTAATAAATATGAAAACATAGCAAATGGCGGCGTAAAAGATACTACTCCATCCCTAGCTAATGTAAGAAATTTTGTAGAAAAGGTTAAAAGTATCCATAAAAACTTTGCTGTTTTCTCTGGAATCGATGAATACCTTATACCAAACCTTATAATAGGTGGAAATGGTATTGTAGGAACTCAAACTAATACTCAAGCAAAATTAATGGTCGAGACTTATAAAACCTTTATGAATAAAGATTTTGATAAATTACTATTACTTCAAAAAAGGATAAACAAAATTATGGCTGTACGTGAAATGCCTGGCAGCAACAATATATTGTCTACAAAAACTGCGGCAAGTATAGCACTTGATATGGATTTCAACACTTCTGTAAGATACTATGATATAAAGCTTCCTAAAGAAACTAAAGATAGGATTGAAAGAATTGTTAAACAAAAATAA
- the add gene encoding adenosine deaminase translates to MNLNKLIKLIPKTDLHCHLDGSIRPETILDIAKKEHILTINDDLSNFQKEVKILGKCNSLKEYLNKFYLPIKIMQKKEHIYRVTLELLEDALKENIKYIEIRFAPLNHLDGGLTLDEVIETVLSAMNYGRSNLNVMSNLIICALRHEPVEKAVKLINSAKKYAGKGVVALDLAGNEADFPPEIHKKPFDLAKDYNIHRTVHAGETGIVENIMKSINLLHAERIGHGTYAYKDKNTLVYLAKNKIPLEMCITSNVNTSAVNSYEEHPIKKYLDYGLAVTVNTDNTTVSNTTITKEFEYLVKYQNFDLEDIKKVTENGINFSFATTEDKLKLYAEYSSFINSL, encoded by the coding sequence ATGAACCTAAATAAACTTATTAAACTTATTCCCAAAACAGATCTCCATTGTCATTTAGATGGCAGTATACGACCTGAAACCATTTTGGATATTGCAAAAAAAGAACATATTCTTACTATAAATGATGATTTAAGTAACTTTCAGAAAGAAGTTAAAATATTAGGGAAATGTAATTCCTTAAAAGAATATTTAAATAAGTTCTATTTACCTATAAAAATAATGCAAAAAAAGGAACACATATATAGAGTTACACTAGAATTATTAGAAGATGCGTTAAAAGAAAACATAAAGTACATTGAAATAAGATTTGCTCCTTTAAACCATTTAGATGGTGGGTTAACTTTAGATGAAGTTATAGAAACTGTGCTTTCTGCTATGAATTATGGAAGAAGTAACCTAAATGTCATGTCAAATTTAATTATATGTGCTTTAAGACATGAACCTGTAGAAAAAGCCGTAAAACTTATCAATTCAGCCAAAAAATATGCAGGTAAAGGAGTAGTTGCTCTGGATTTAGCAGGAAACGAAGCAGACTTCCCACCCGAAATACACAAAAAACCTTTTGATTTAGCTAAAGACTATAATATTCACCGTACTGTACATGCTGGTGAAACAGGTATAGTGGAAAATATAATGAAATCCATAAATTTGCTGCACGCTGAAAGAATAGGCCACGGGACCTATGCCTATAAAGATAAAAACACCCTTGTATACCTAGCAAAAAATAAAATTCCATTGGAGATGTGTATAACTAGTAATGTAAATACTTCTGCTGTAAATTCTTACGAAGAACATCCTATAAAAAAATATTTAGACTATGGACTTGCTGTAACTGTAAATACAGATAATACAACTGTATCAAATACTACTATCACTAAGGAGTTTGAATATCTTGTAAAATATCAAAATTTTGATCTTGAAGATATTAAAAAAGTTACGGAAAATGGAATAAACTTTTCTTTTGCTACTACAGAGGATAAATTAAAATTGTATGCTGAATATTCCTCATTTATAAATAGTCTATAA
- a CDS encoding DUF1987 domain-containing protein, translating to MNNFMVESTKSTPYVEFNSEHNELVFKGESYPENAYSFYEPIYKLIDEYFINFKKLTVNFQLSYINTSSIKCLIILFDKLNTNYKSGKDIIINWYYDEDNGFDYDMGQDFKMDIDIPFNFIAINDEE from the coding sequence ATGAATAATTTTATGGTTGAAAGTACAAAAAGTACTCCTTATGTAGAGTTTAATTCAGAACATAATGAACTGGTTTTCAAAGGAGAGTCTTATCCAGAGAATGCCTATAGTTTTTATGAACCCATTTATAAATTGATAGATGAATATTTTATTAATTTTAAAAAATTAACTGTAAATTTTCAACTTTCTTATATCAATACTAGTAGTATAAAGTGCCTAATTATATTGTTTGATAAGCTTAATACTAATTATAAAAGTGGAAAGGATATTATTATAAATTGGTATTATGACGAAGATAATGGCTTTGATTATGACATGGGACAAGACTTTAAAATGGATATAGATATTCCTTTTAACTTTATTGCAATTAATGATGAGGAATAA
- a CDS encoding SpoIIE family protein phosphatase, with translation MKKKEPSKEFSQSYIKNIFRIIFISGIIISFAVIATAFLGYINIKNSLIAKAKSQDIVFMVKSMASKIDGRIGRAVETSYIFARDPLNVEWVNGKEKDQKVGKLVLSNLKSIATSYDYNYFFIAGVKTKNYYFRQSLNKNDKNFIVLSENNPEDRWFFETLKSKEQMSFNVNYDRVMDDTFLFVNTIMGSVENPVGITGVALSLKSITKEFKEFKVGKKSNLWMVDEKGVIKLSDKREDVGKRVGEFLPKDAVKQIQNRPVVNVKVAQYYDSNNEIMDYAYCKLNSTDWTLFYEIPRKESISLIDSLRINTTITVILVLLFFILLYYFISKKIANPYKQAMMINEELENKVNVRTQELKESNEKVKDSIEYAKRLQESILPLDKEIKRVFTDSFVIWRPRDIVGGDFFWLKEIDDMIILAIGDCTGHGVPGALMTMTVNAILHNIVTTINNDDPSIILKELHANLKETLNKSSNPQSVDDGLDIALFCINKKSNVAYCGANLDLYIKRDKEVKIVKPQTRGVGYGYIKLNQSLCSEVISAEKGDILIVSTDGFIHQNGGPKNYPFGKKRLYNMIQKCEAQDLDSMKTEFETTLQNYMGSKEQRDDITVFAFKAK, from the coding sequence ATGAAGAAAAAAGAGCCATCTAAAGAATTTAGCCAATCTTATATAAAAAATATTTTTAGAATAATTTTTATATCTGGTATAATTATATCTTTTGCAGTAATTGCTACAGCTTTTTTAGGATATATAAATATAAAAAATTCTCTTATAGCTAAAGCTAAGTCCCAAGACATTGTTTTTATGGTAAAATCAATGGCATCTAAGATAGATGGACGTATTGGCAGGGCTGTTGAAACTTCTTATATTTTTGCACGAGATCCCTTGAATGTAGAGTGGGTAAATGGAAAAGAAAAGGATCAAAAGGTTGGGAAATTGGTTCTAAGCAATTTGAAAAGCATTGCAACTTCCTATGATTATAATTATTTTTTTATAGCAGGAGTAAAAACAAAAAATTATTATTTTAGGCAAAGTTTAAATAAAAACGATAAAAATTTTATAGTGTTGTCGGAAAACAATCCTGAGGATAGATGGTTCTTTGAAACTCTTAAATCTAAAGAGCAAATGAGTTTTAATGTAAATTATGATCGTGTAATGGATGATACTTTTCTTTTTGTAAATACAATTATGGGAAGTGTAGAGAATCCTGTTGGTATAACTGGTGTTGCTTTAAGTCTCAAAAGCATAACAAAGGAATTTAAAGAATTTAAAGTAGGTAAAAAAAGCAACCTATGGATGGTAGATGAAAAAGGTGTAATTAAACTATCTGATAAAAGAGAAGATGTAGGAAAAAGAGTTGGAGAATTTTTACCAAAAGATGCTGTTAAGCAGATTCAAAATCGACCTGTTGTAAATGTTAAAGTAGCACAATATTATGATTCTAATAATGAAATTATGGACTATGCTTACTGTAAGTTAAACTCCACTGATTGGACTCTATTTTATGAAATTCCCAGAAAAGAAAGTATTTCTCTTATTGACTCATTAAGAATTAATACTACAATAACTGTAATTTTAGTTTTGTTATTTTTTATACTTCTATATTACTTTATTTCTAAAAAAATTGCCAATCCATATAAACAAGCTATGATGATTAATGAGGAACTTGAAAATAAGGTTAATGTAAGGACTCAAGAGTTAAAAGAGTCTAATGAAAAAGTAAAAGATAGCATTGAATATGCTAAAAGGCTGCAGGAATCTATATTACCTTTAGATAAGGAAATAAAAAGAGTCTTTACAGATAGTTTTGTGATTTGGAGACCTAGGGATATAGTTGGAGGAGATTTTTTTTGGCTAAAAGAAATTGATGATATGATTATATTAGCAATAGGGGATTGTACAGGACATGGTGTCCCAGGTGCACTTATGACTATGACTGTAAATGCAATATTACATAATATAGTAACTACTATAAATAATGATGATCCTAGCATAATATTAAAAGAACTTCATGCCAATCTTAAAGAAACTTTAAATAAAAGCTCTAATCCTCAAAGTGTAGATGATGGACTGGATATAGCATTATTTTGTATAAATAAAAAATCTAATGTGGCGTATTGTGGTGCTAATTTGGATTTATATATTAAGCGTGATAAAGAAGTAAAAATTGTTAAACCTCAAACTAGAGGAGTTGGATATGGTTATATAAAATTAAATCAATCCTTATGCAGTGAGGTTATATCAGCCGAGAAAGGAGATATACTTATTGTTAGCACTGATGGTTTTATCCATCAGAATGGGGGACCCAAAAACTATCCTTTTGGAAAGAAACGTTTGTATAACATGATACAAAAATGTGAAGCTCAAGATTTGGATTCAATGAAAACTGAATTTGAAACCACATTGCAGAATTATATGGGAAGTAAAGAGCAGAGAGATGATATTACTGTTTTTGCATTTAAGGCAAAATAA
- a CDS encoding SiaB family protein kinase, with amino-acid sequence MENAIYMLQKKLKQSNIEFIFSGTFSQGLIEELGIALKQRMQLQQAKKRKISSAFFTFVEQTQNIKQYEVSKENTEDFFAIVGSGVIAISKTDSGYCVNSGNTILNRDISSLKEKLDKIISMNYEELTDYFREVSRREIDMNNGRCGLGLIQIARKATKKVEYNFEKIDDSYSYYTLTVTV; translated from the coding sequence TTGGAAAATGCAATATACATGCTTCAAAAAAAGTTAAAACAATCAAATATTGAATTTATATTTTCAGGAACATTTTCTCAAGGATTAATAGAAGAACTTGGAATAGCTCTAAAGCAAAGAATGCAGCTTCAGCAAGCTAAAAAGAGGAAAATTAGTTCGGCTTTTTTCACTTTTGTTGAACAAACACAAAATATTAAACAATATGAGGTATCAAAAGAAAATACAGAAGATTTTTTCGCTATAGTTGGATCTGGTGTAATAGCTATTTCAAAAACTGATTCAGGATATTGTGTAAATTCAGGTAACACTATATTAAACAGAGATATTTCAAGTTTGAAAGAAAAGCTAGATAAAATAATATCTATGAATTATGAAGAGCTTACTGATTATTTTAGAGAAGTATCAAGAAGAGAAATCGATATGAATAATGGAAGGTGTGGGCTTGGTTTGATTCAAATTGCAAGAAAAGCCACTAAAAAAGTTGAATATAACTTTGAGAAAATAGATGACAGTTATTCCTATTACACATTAACTGTTACGGTATGA
- a CDS encoding aldo/keto reductase: MSLISDEEIEQIRNINQKRLVKLPDGTLVPALGQGTWYLGENSQTRKSEIETLRMGIRLGMTLIDTAEMYGDGGSEVLVGQAIKNIRDKLFIVSKVYPHNSGFSNIVTACENSLRRLNTDHLDLYLLHWRGSVPFEETIKGMEKLKKQGKILRWGVSNLDTEDMKEFFSCKDGENCMVNQVLYHLGSRGIEFDLLPWQRKHNMPIMAYCPIAKGGKLRRQLLDNPILIDMAKKYNAKPLQILLAWSIRAKDVIAIPKASSEEHVIENARAGLIVLSKEDLIELDRIFPKPTRKVTLDVL, from the coding sequence TTGAGTTTAATAAGTGATGAAGAGATAGAACAAATTAGAAACATAAATCAAAAAAGACTGGTAAAATTACCAGACGGAACTTTAGTACCGGCATTAGGACAAGGCACATGGTATCTGGGTGAAAATTCACAAACGAGAAAAAGTGAAATAGAAACTCTTAGAATGGGAATAAGACTTGGAATGACACTTATAGATACAGCAGAAATGTATGGAGATGGTGGTTCTGAAGTTTTAGTAGGACAGGCAATAAAGAACATTAGAGACAAGCTGTTTATTGTATCTAAAGTGTATCCGCACAATTCAGGATTTTCAAATATAGTTACTGCTTGTGAAAATAGTTTAAGAAGATTGAATACGGATCATTTAGATTTATATCTCTTGCATTGGAGAGGAAGTGTGCCTTTTGAAGAAACTATAAAAGGCATGGAAAAATTAAAAAAGCAGGGAAAGATATTGAGATGGGGAGTATCGAATCTAGACACAGAAGATATGAAAGAATTTTTTAGTTGTAAAGATGGAGAAAATTGTATGGTTAATCAGGTATTATATCACCTGGGATCAAGGGGAATTGAATTTGATTTACTGCCATGGCAGAGAAAGCATAACATGCCAATTATGGCGTATTGTCCAATTGCCAAAGGTGGTAAACTGAGAAGGCAGTTATTAGATAATCCTATATTAATAGATATGGCGAAAAAATATAATGCAAAGCCATTACAGATACTTTTAGCCTGGAGCATAAGGGCAAAGGATGTTATTGCAATTCCTAAAGCTTCTAGTGAGGAACATGTAATAGAAAATGCGAGAGCTGGGTTAATTGTTTTATCTAAAGAAGATTTAATTGAACTTGACAGGATATTTCCAAAGCCTACTAGAAAAGTGACTTTGGATGTACTTTAG
- a CDS encoding HesB-like protein — MDFLKISDIAYQEFKKFLDENNATSGAIRIYLAGMTCHGPSFNISVDEKKDHDLIQKVKDITFIVDSDLFIQFSGFILLCGSENGLGGFTLDPVFKPQTSNCSSCDSCHGCEE, encoded by the coding sequence ATGGATTTTTTAAAAATAAGCGATATAGCTTACCAGGAATTCAAAAAATTTTTAGATGAGAATAACGCAACTTCTGGTGCTATAAGAATATATTTGGCTGGCATGACCTGCCACGGACCATCTTTTAACATATCTGTAGATGAAAAAAAAGATCATGATTTGATTCAAAAAGTAAAAGACATAACTTTTATCGTAGATAGTGATCTGTTTATACAATTTAGCGGTTTTATATTGCTGTGTGGAAGTGAAAATGGACTTGGAGGATTTACTTTAGATCCTGTATTCAAGCCCCAGACTTCTAACTGCAGCAGCTGTGACAGCTGTCATGGATGTGAAGAATAA
- a CDS encoding GGDEF domain-containing protein has product MPGDSDFFEAEKALIKEARELINGKKCDKETLLKSFTILTEQFDKLIRDVEKIIKISDGQQEYLHRIQGDLKKEIEDRIRAEEKLKYFAAIDSLTGCYNRGMGLAFLDNELNAVKRNKSFFSICYIDVNGLKYVNDNFGHFEGDELLVMVCRFIKKVIRSNDILCRLGGDEFLIIFSNSKEENVEKAIERINFDINSENEKKLKPYSVSFSYGVFQVDYGNSLSIDEIIQRADAKMYKNKQKYKKLGQD; this is encoded by the coding sequence ATGCCAGGTGATTCTGATTTTTTTGAAGCTGAAAAAGCATTGATTAAAGAAGCACGAGAATTAATTAATGGTAAAAAGTGTGATAAAGAAACTTTATTGAAAAGTTTTACTATTCTTACTGAACAGTTTGATAAACTCATAAGAGATGTTGAAAAGATAATAAAAATTAGTGATGGTCAACAAGAATACCTTCATAGAATTCAGGGTGATTTAAAAAAGGAAATTGAAGATAGAATAAGAGCAGAAGAAAAGCTAAAATATTTTGCAGCTATAGATTCACTTACGGGATGCTATAATAGAGGCATGGGATTAGCATTTTTAGATAATGAATTGAATGCTGTAAAGAGAAATAAGAGTTTCTTTTCTATATGTTATATAGATGTAAATGGATTGAAATATGTAAATGATAATTTTGGACACTTTGAAGGCGATGAACTTCTGGTAATGGTTTGTAGATTTATAAAAAAAGTTATAAGAAGTAATGATATTTTATGTAGATTAGGAGGAGATGAATTTTTAATTATTTTTTCAAATAGCAAAGAAGAAAATGTAGAAAAAGCTATAGAAAGAATTAATTTTGACATAAATTCAGAAAATGAAAAGAAGCTGAAGCCTTATTCTGTTTCATTTAGTTATGGAGTATTCCAAGTGGATTATGGTAATAGTTTAAGTATTGATGAAATTATCCAAAGAGCAGATGCAAAAATGTATAAAAATAAGCAAAAATATAAGAAATTAGGACAAGATTGA